A window of Gossypium hirsutum isolate 1008001.06 chromosome D13, Gossypium_hirsutum_v2.1, whole genome shotgun sequence genomic DNA:
TCATTCTAGGAGTAATATCACATGTTTAGGGGCTTAATGTTGCGCTTAAATCATTCACTCCTTTGGATTAGGCCACAGTTCTTATCATCACTCCTCCATGATGTTTCAAGCAGCAGCATCGCATGAACTGATTGGCTTCCTCGTTCTTGTGTCTGGCAATGATGAAAATAAACAGGGTAGAGATTGCAACTCCTTGAGAATTGACAATTATTTAGACTATGAAGTCATTTTATCCTAATGATAGTTGAAGATTTCTTTGTCTAATCCATGGATCTCTTGTGATTCTGGAGGATTAGCAATAATACCATAAATTACAAGGTTGGTTCGTGCTTTAGTTCAATCAATCACTCCTTTAAAAATCGAGGCTCAACTGACCAAGTTCTTTAGGGCTTCCTTGTTGAATGCACCATACAAAGTCACATGGACTGCTAACTTGTTTGTTTATGTGTTCAAGCAAACATGTAGGACCGTACTTATCGACTGATAGTTGCTAGTGGAGAttatcattttgatatttttctgGTCTGCacttcattgcatttcatccatATGATCTGCTAAGTGTTTATTAAGTGAAGTCATCATCATCTGGCCTTGATTCAATGATATTAGTATTTCAAATGGGCCACTTTTGTTGGTTTCATTAAATGGTGAGCTCTAAGGTACCAAACTTGTTGAAATATTATGATTTGTTGGGATGCAAGGCCATGTGATTCCTCCCAATACATGTCTCCAAACCATTCACTCTTCACCACTCAATTAGCCTGAGACTGCTGACCCTACACCATTTGCTCTTTATAAATACAGATTCTAATGGATAGCTTCACCCAGCGCCAAAGCCTTTCCTAGCAGGTTCTCTAAGTTACTCACATTTCCTCATCCTAACTATCTCATAAAAAAGCCATGGGTTTCTGCTTGCCAAGAATTGTTAATGCTAAGCCTAGTCTGAAACGGAGCCTTTCATCTTCGGAGACAACAATGGTGCCCAAAGGCCACTTTGCTGTTTATGTTGGAGAAGTTGATGAAAAGAAGCGATTCGTTGTTCCTATATCATTGCTGAAGCATCCTTCATTCCAGAATTTGTTGAGTCAAGCTGAAGAAGAGTTTGGTTTCAATCACCCCAAGGGTGCATTGACAATCCCTTGTAGCGAAGAAGCTTTCATTGATCTCACTTGCAATCTGAAAAGTTCATGAGAAGAAATTGGCTAACCAAGCAGAGATTGATTGATCTTTAGCTCATCTAACACCTCCCAAATTTTAGTTTTAGGAAGCAAGTGTGTAAGGTGGGTTGTTTTTTGCAATCCCATGCCCTTGTCAACGAAATTGATTTTTGTAACCAATAtataaatttttcaatgaaactttctTTTCATGAATCTTGTTTCTGATATTATGTGGATAATTTCAGCCAAAATCTAATTTCCAGTTCTGAAGCCTTTTGTTCTACATTCTGCCATCGATTATCACTTAACCTATGATCATTAACTCCTATTTAAGTACTATGATTGGCATGTTATATTGGCCTAAACCAGAACATACAATATGAGAAAGTACTTTCTGGCATTCTTCAGATAAAATATCAATTATCCTCGGTTTAGTGTATGGTTTCAATgccaaaattgcaattatactGAAATTGGCATGTTATTGCATTCTGTTTTTAGTTGCGAAATCCAGGACAAAATATATACAATTCTATATTCAGAGTGTGTAGGTATAATCCAGGATAGCATTTTACAGGTTTGCCTACAACTAGTTGAGGATTTGGTTTAGATATTTCAAAATTCTTTGTTTTCGTGGTTGCTGAAGAGCTGACTTAAAACacgagagaagaaaaagaaaaagaaaacaaattaaagTTTGAGGCCTATTTTCTATATCTGGTGACTACGGAGGATTATCCTAATATCATTCTTTACAGGACTGGTTACTGCTTCTATTCAACTTCAACCAATGATGTCTTGAATATTGAGAAATTGAGGCTTTCCCCACATGAATTAAATAAACTGAACAATGCACATGGATTGGCAACTAGTTTCATTCTCTGTTCAAAAATGGTACAAGCATCTCTGATGTATATTATTAATCTTTGACAGCAAACATGTAGGGCTGCGCATAGCGATTCCTTTTGCCGGTCACCACTCTCAACTACTTGTGATATGCCTAGTAATGTCATTATCTTCAAAGCCATGGTTGAACCATAGATAGTAATATTTTAAATGGGCAACTTATTTGGTTACAGTGGTGCCCAAAGGCCACTTGTTTATGTGGGAGAAGCTGATGAAAAGAAGAGATTCGTTTCCCCAATTTCATTTCTGAACCATCCTTCCTTCCAAAAGTTGAGTGAAGTTGAAGAAGTATACAAATTCAATCATCCAATGGGAGCTCTAAGAATCCCCTGCAGTGAAGAAGCCTTCCTTGATCTGATCGACAGTTTCCAAAGCTCATGAAAGTTGGATTTGAAAATGGCTAACCAAGCAAACATTAACTCTCTTCAACTCAACAGACAAATGCAAGTATTTTTTTACATAGGAAGCAAGTGTAATTGGTGGATTGTTTTATGCTATCCCTTGCTCTTGTGaacttcatttattttttgtaatCACTCTACAAatgaaaagagaaacaaaaattcTTATTATCCAACATATTCTTGTCATTGATATTTTTACTTTGACTAGTTTTATATCACATCTAATGTATGCTTGTAGGTGAATGATATAATTTACCAGACACATTCTTGTAATTGATATTTTTGGTTTGACTAGTTTTATGCTTCCACTTCAACATTACAAATTAGAAAATAGACAATCCAAGGTGAGGAAAAATTGGTAGGTGACAGTTAATGCTAGATGTAGATGTAGAACTACGTAACTCAAGGCAAAGGGAAAGTTTGGTCTTTGATGTGGATCTTTATTGAAGAAGTATTAACACCTTCATTAACCTATGTTCTATCTTGGTTATAAAATTGAAGTTGTAAATTAAGGCTAACTGCTGAAGGAAAAAAGAGAAATGCATGCGGATGAATCACTTTGATGAGCTATCTACCTAAAAGGCTTGAAGCTGTAAATCCTAAACACGGGCACCAGTTGTAGTAAGTGCTATGAGCATGACATTGTTCATGAGATTGTCTTAAGATCAGAAAGATCAGAGACCGAAAAATAGTATTATTATTCAATCCATTGATAGACATTTGTACAGTCAAATTAGAAGGGAAAGGTAGCAGAAAAGATATAAGAGAGGGAAAAGAAACCCTTGTAGTCAAGAAGCTTTCATTGATCTCACTTTCAGTCTGCAAAGCTCATGAGAAGAAATGATGTGAAAATTGGGTAACCAAGCAGAGATTGATTGATATTTAGCTCAACCAACACCTCGCATTTTTATATGTAGGAAGCAAGTGTATAAGGTGGATTGTTTCTTGCAACCCCATGACCTTGCCAACTAAATTAAATGTTGTAACCAATACATAAATTAATGCTAAATTTCTTTCAGAGAAGAAGCTCTTCGGTTTCATGAATTTGTTTGTGATGTTGTGTTTGAGTCAAAATCTAATTTCCAAGTTCTGAAGCCTTTCATTTCACATGCTGGCCCATCGTTTATGACCTAACCTATGATCTGCCACTCCTGATTAAAAAGGGTTGTAGGCATTTACAAGACCTATTTGCACAGAAGTTCAacttatttcattataaaagttCTTATTTTAGGAATATTGCAGTTCATACCTATTTCTTTGCTTTCATAGGTTTCTACCGTGATGGCATGATATTGGCCTAGGAGGGAGCATACAAGGTGAGGAAGTACTTAAAACTACGTTTCCTATTAACTTCATGCATATAACATGCACTTGTTTCTCACCTTCCTTTAGTCCTCTTTGCTGGCAGTCTGGCACACTTCAGATAAAATCTAGGACATGATGTATACAAATTCTATGTTCCGACACTAAATTAAGTAAGGCTTGCAATACTAGAAACTAGTTGAGGATTGGGTTTTATATTTAGACTAGAAAACTCTCTGTTCCCTTTGTTGCACATGGTAGCTAAGTAGCATGTATATTTTAGTTCAAGTTTACTGTAATTGATTGGTCTTCGAGAAAAAAGTTCAGACGCTATGCCTATAACTTACGTTAGAtgctgtttttttctttttgcattctCTTTTTTGTccatgaataaatcatttaaaaatgatATTCAGGTCAACTAAAATGAAAGATTTTTCTTCTAATCCATCGATCTCTGTAGTCTGTTTTTGGTGACAATGGAGGATTATCCTAATATCATTCTTTACAAGACTGGTTAGTGCTTCTATTCAATTTCAACCAATGATGTCTTGAATATTGAGAAATTGAGGCTTTCTTCACTTTTGAAAGCACAAATTGAACAATGCACATGGATTGGCAACTAGATTCATTCTCTGTTCAACACAGACATAGAAGAAATGGTACAAGCATCTCTGACGTATATTTTTAGTCTTTGATTCTAATAATTAGCAAACATGTAGGGCTTCACATACCGATTCCTTTTGCGGCTCACCACTCTCAACTTCATGTGATATGCCTAGTAATGTCATTATCTTCTAAGCCATAATTGAACCAtagatagtatttcaaatgggaaaCTTATTTGGTTACATTGAATGTTCAGTTATGGTAGATTTGCAACAAGATAAATTTAGGTGCCAAATTTGTCCAAATGTCATCATTAGTTGGGAGGCAATACCATGAGATTCCTGAAACCATatgtcttttaaatatttttccattgaaatttcttttccacCATACATTCAGCCTCAGTTTGCCACAAACCATTTCAAATCCTCTCTCCATAAATACACTATTTAAGAACAACTTCCCCACTGCCAAAGCCTCAGTTTACATTACTAGGCATATCACATGGATGAGATAGCATGTAGTTGAGAGTGGTGACCAGCAAAATGAGTTGGTATGCGAAGCCCCACATGTTTTCTAATAATTAGAACCAAAGACTAATAATATACATCAGAGATGCTTATACCATTTGTTCTATGTGTTGAACACAAAATGAAACTAGTTGCCAATCCATGCATTGTTTAATTTGTGAATTCAACAGGTGGGGAAGCCTCAATTTCTCAATATTCAAGAGATCATTGGTTGAATAGAAGCACTTACCAGTCTTGTAAACAATGAGATTAGGATAATCCTCCATAGTCACCAAATATAGACTACAGGTATCTATAgattagacaaaaaaaaactcattttagttGACCAGACTTTAATGTCAACTCTTGAACTACTATGGGGGCAAAGAGCTTTCTAGTCTAAATATAAAAGCCAATCCTTAACTAGTTTCTAGTAGTGCAAACCTTTCTTAACTTAGTGTCAGAATATAGAGGTTGTGTACATCATGTCCTGGATTTCATCTGAAGTGTGCCAGACTGCCAGCAAAGGGGTCTAAATGAAACGTAGTCTGAAGTATCTTTTCATCATGTATACTCCTGTCTAGCCCAATATCATGCCATCACTGTAAAAACATATGAAAGCAAAGAAATAGGTCTCAACTGCAATATTCCTGAAATGAGaactttttttaagaaaataggtCCAATTTCTGAGCAAATAGATCTTGTTAATGCATGGAATCCTTTTTAATCAGGATGAGATATAATATGTTGAGTcatgaaattacatttttggcTGAAATTATCACCACAACATCATAAACAAAATTCATAATAAGAAAGAGCTTATTCTCCTAAAAAAATTGCATTAATTTATGTCTTGGttacaataattaaattaattaacaagGGCATGGGATTGCAGAAAAAAATCCACCTTGCGCACTTGCTTCctattcctaaaaataaaatttgggaGGTGTCAGCCCTTTGAGCAAAATATCAGTCAACCTCTGCTTGGTTAGCCAATTTCTTCTCATGAGTTTTGCAGATTGCAAGTGAGGTCAATGAAAGCTTCTTCGCTGCAAGGGATTGTCAAAGCACCCATAGGATGATTGAAACCAAACTCTTTTTCAGCTTGACTCAACAAATTCTAGAATGAAGGATGCTTCAGGAATGAGAGTGGAACAACAAATCTCTTATTTTCTGCTTCTCCAACATAAACAGCAAAGTGGCCTTTGGAAATTACTGTCGTCTCCGATGACGAAAGACTCCGTTTCAGACTTGGCTTAGCATTAACAATTCTTGGCAAGCGGAAACCCATGGATTTTTGTGAGATTGTtaagatgaggatattgttggaacaatggcagcagcaaccATCAAAACAAAGTTGCAACTCAGTGTTTGCAAGACTGAAGCAAGAAGAATCGAggcaaagcaaagcaaaaatttGGTCAAAAAACAAAATACTCAGCAATGTTGTGACTGAACACACATCCTTTTTCATTcaacttgaaatatataaaagagttacattgtacattgacagttacctaatgtatttaactgccccaactaatacaaacctaatcactagccaaaaataatcaaacataGCTGACCAATCAGCCATTACATCAAAAGATCTTGTCACTAACTTAAGTTTAACTAGCATTACAAACAAACTAAAGTTGAACTGaaccaaattacatcaaaacaaagcagcaaagttggttgcttcatttggttcaaaaaccattcgtgcgcaccaagcaaaagaagctgagctcgatagctgctggtctcggCAGTAGCAAGCTTttggctccatgttgcattgcagtccagctttcaacactcctccttggactgtatgcaacacattccaattgcacttctcaaagattcaaatcgagcagcccctaagggcttggtcattatgtcagccaattgtgctcctgagctgcaatgcacaaggctgacttcctttgcttgttcaGCCTCTCTAACAAAATGCATTTTGATCTTAAAATGCTTAGTCTTGCCATGGAACACAGGGTTCTTGGCTATTGCAACTGCAGACTGATTGTCCACCCAGATTTCagttgcttcatcttgagtttcATTAAGGTCATAAAGCAGCTTTCTTAGCCAAATGGCCTGATTAACTGCTCCTGCTGCAGCAATGTACTCTGCTTCTGCTGTggactgagcaacagtttgttgcttcttagaactccagcaaaacatgcccgatccaagtgtgaagaagtattcagaggtactcttcatgtcatcgaGAGATCCTGCCCAGTCGCTGTCAGAGTAGCCTTCTAGTTTCAGTTGGTTCTGACTTTCAAACATTACACCAAAACTAGCAGTGCCCTTGATGTATCTAAGGATCCTTTTTGCTGCCTTCAAATGTGCCTCATTGCAACAATGCATAAATCTCGATAACAGGCTGACACCAAACATGATATCTGGCCTGGTTGCTGTTAGATacaacagacaaccaactaggcTTCGATAGTGCCTCTCATCAACCCTCTGCTGATCACCACTGCTAGTCAGCTTTTCTCCTTGAGCCACAGGTGTGCTGACTGCTTTAcagttatgcatgcaaaatttgtctaggatcttcaaagcaaatgagTGTTGGCTGATGAAGATACCTCGATCAGATTGGTgcacttccatgccaaggaagtaagtcatgatccccaaatctgtcatctcaaaCACTTGCTGCATTTGGACCTTGAACTGATCAATGAGCTCGATTTTGCTCGATGAAGATCTCCTCCTTGAGAAAACCATTCAGGAATGCTGATTTGACATCCAATTGGTGAACTCTCCACTGCTTCTGAGCTGCTAAAGCAAACAGCAGCTTAATTGTATCCAGTCTTGCCACTGGAGCAAAAGTTTCTAGGTAGTCAACACCATACTGCTGACTATAGCCCTTCACCACAAGCCtggccttgtgcttgttcagtgAGCCATCAGCATTGTACTTGGCCCGATACACCCATTTAACTCCTATGACCCTCTTGTGTTCTGGTctgctcaccaactcccaagtctgaTTTTTGTTGATCATTTCCAACTCAGCTTCCATAGCTTTCATCCAGCTTCTGTTTTTAGCAGCCTCTTCAAAGTCTGAGGGCTCAATCACAGCAACATTGCACCTCTGATAGATATCAGCCAAAGTTCTGGTGCCCCTCACTGGTATATCATCGACAGCATCATTACTTGGTCCTTCTTCTGCAGGTTCAGCAACCAAGTCTAACTGGTCCAATTCAGACAAGTCAGTCTCAACACcattccaattccacaccttTTCCTCATCAAACTTTACATCCCTGCTGACTAAAACCTTCTTTGCTGTAGGATCATACACTCTATAGCCCTTCTTGTTGCTGCTGTAGCCAACAAAGATTCCTGGAGTTGCTCTGCTCTCAAGCTTGGTCCTTTTCTCTACTGGAATAAGTGCATAACATACACAGCCAAACACTTTTAAGTGTGTTACCACAGGTTTGACTCCATGCCAAGCCTCAAAAGGAGTCTTATCCTTGACTGCTCTAGTTGGCAGTCTGTTGAGCAGATACACTGAGGTGttgactgcctcagcccaaaactaaCTTGGAAGCTTACCTTGGAACAAGAGGCACCTGGCCATGTTCAGTACAGTTCTATTCTTTCTCTCACAGACTCCATTCTGTTGAGGAGTATAGACTGTTGTGAGCTGATGGTGAATCCCAGCACTGTCACAAAGCTTCTGAAATCTCTCAGACACATATTCAGATCCATTATCAGTCCTCAAGGCTCTAATTTTGCAGCCTGACTGATTTTCAGCATAAGCCTTGAATTTGCAGAAggcttcaaacacttctgacttttgcttcaagaagtagacccagcacaaccttgttaaatcatctataaacaaggcaaagtacctgttctcactgattgaaggtgttctcatagggccacaaacatcagagtgcaccaattcgagcttgtcttgagctctccaagcactgtcagtaggaaaaggcagtctagcctgcttaccaagctgacaaacctcacaaacattcccactagcttcaatttttgaaatgtcatcaACCAGATTCAGCCTATGTAACAGATCGATGGATCTAAAATTTGCATGGCCTAGTCTTCTATGCCACAAGTCAGTGCTTTCAACAAGGCTGGTGTATGCCTTTCTTTCTATTTGGCTAACATCCAGCATGAAGCACCTATCAGTCATAGAGACTGTGACTAACTCCAGACCATTCATGTCTTGAACAATACAGCAACCATCCTTAAAAACCAATGTATAGCCCTTTTCAACTAATTGGCCTACACTAAGCAAATTCTGGTCTAAGTCAGGTACAAAAAACACATCTGAGATCAgcttgttacctgaaccagtgctAATCAACACACTGCCCTTGCCTTTAGCCTCAATCAGCCTACCATCTCCAATTCTAATCCTCGAGTGGAAGCTTCTGTCTAGGCTTTTGAACAGCTTCTCATCTGCTGCCATATGGTGTGAGCAGCCACTGTCTAGTAGCCAATCATTGCTGGCCTTGGTTGTGCCAACAAAACAAGTTGCTGTGAACACTTGCTCCTCTTGAGCTTGAATGTCCTCAGCAGGTCTAGCTTGTTGCAGAGTAGCCTCCCTTGGTTTGCCCTTGCACACCTTCTCCACATGGCCAAACTGCTTGCATTTTCTACACTGaatatctggcctaaaccagTAATACTTTTCTGAATGTGTTGTCTTCTTGCAATGAACACATGGTGGGAACACCCTTTTTGCTTCATCTCTTCCTGACTTGACCCTTCTATTGtgccaaggcttcttgccttttgCACTCACACTCGAGCCTTCACTGGCTTTAGCCTGGAAAGTAGCTTCAGGATTCTCCTCCTGCCTATTTGCCctcctttgctcaagtgcatacagggagtttatcagctcagacaaagaaatggctgataagtccctcgagtcctcaagtgaagagattttagactcaaatttctcaaggagagttgtaataaccttttcaacaactctgctctctgtgaagtccactcccaggagcctaatgctgttgacaatggccattatcctgtctaagtactgcttgatggtctcagactccttcatcctcaaattttcaaagtctctcctgaggttgatcacttgctgttgccttgtcttatcagtccccatgaactcctccttcagcttctcCCAAGCCTGCTTtggtgagtcacaggccatgatgcgagtaaatatcacatcagagactccattttgcaagcaggccatagccttatgcttcttggctcgctcctCAGTATGTTGCCTCATCTGTGCAATGGTGGGATTGgctctcaatggaggtggttcagcaTCATTCTCGATCACACTCCAAAGATCATGTGCCTGGAGATAAGTCttcattttaactatccaaatgtgaTAGTTTTCTCCAGTGAACACTGGTGGAGGTGGTGGAGTGAAACTCATTCTGCTAGACTGAATCCAAATGCTTCGATCTTACCAAATTTTGAACTTGCTGTTGGTTTTGATTCGAACACAACAGATTGCATACAAAGGCCCCTCAAAGACTCGGGctcatgataccatttgttggaacaatggcagcagcaaccATCAAAACAAAGTTGCAACTCAGTGTTTGCAAGACTGAAGCAAGAAGAATCGAggcaaagcaaagcaaaaatttGGTCAAAAAACAAAATACTCAGCAATGTTGTGACTGAACACAC
This region includes:
- the LOC107918313 gene encoding auxin-induced protein X15, translated to MGFCLPRIVNAKPSLKRSLSSSETTMVPKGHFAVYVGEVDEKKRFVVPISLLKHPSFQNLLSQAEEEFGFNHPKGALTIPCSEEAFIDLTCNLKSS